Proteins from a single region of Mucilaginibacter daejeonensis:
- a CDS encoding NADP-dependent isocitrate dehydrogenase, translated as MSKIKVENPVVELDGDEMTRIIWQFIKDKLIVPYLDLDIKYYDLGIEYRDETNDQVTIDAANAIKQYGVGIKCATITPDEARVEEFGLKQMWKSPNGTIRNILDGTVFREPIVMNNVPRLVPNWTAPICIGRHAFGDQYRATDFVTKGKGKLTITFTPEDGSDEQSFEVFNFKSDGVALAMYNTDESIRGFAHACFNQALMKGWPLYLSTKNTILKKYDGRFKDIFEEIYQADYKAKFAEKGIVYEHRLIDDMVASALKWNGNFVWACKNYDGDVQSDTVAQGFGSLGLMTSTLVTPDGTVMEAEAAHGTVTRHYREHQKGNPTSTNPIASIFAWTRGLEFRGKLDNNQELIDFCHTLEQVCIETVESGKMTKDLAITIKPKVEHGVDYLYTEEFLEAINENLKAKLGK; from the coding sequence ATGTCAAAAATTAAAGTAGAAAATCCGGTAGTTGAACTGGATGGCGACGAGATGACCCGCATCATCTGGCAATTTATCAAAGACAAACTGATCGTGCCTTACCTGGATCTGGACATCAAATACTATGACCTTGGTATCGAGTATCGTGATGAGACCAACGATCAGGTGACCATTGATGCTGCCAACGCGATCAAACAATACGGTGTAGGTATCAAATGTGCTACCATCACTCCTGACGAAGCCCGTGTTGAAGAGTTCGGCCTGAAGCAAATGTGGAAATCGCCTAACGGAACCATCCGTAACATATTGGACGGTACCGTTTTCCGCGAGCCTATTGTAATGAACAACGTACCACGTTTAGTTCCAAACTGGACCGCTCCTATATGCATCGGTCGTCATGCTTTTGGCGATCAGTACCGCGCTACCGATTTTGTTACTAAAGGCAAAGGTAAACTGACCATCACCTTCACTCCCGAAGATGGCAGCGACGAGCAATCATTCGAGGTGTTCAACTTCAAAAGCGATGGCGTTGCTTTGGCTATGTACAATACCGACGAGTCTATCCGTGGTTTTGCTCATGCTTGCTTTAACCAGGCATTGATGAAAGGCTGGCCATTATACCTGTCTACCAAGAATACCATCCTGAAAAAATATGACGGTCGTTTCAAAGACATCTTTGAAGAGATCTACCAAGCAGATTACAAAGCTAAGTTTGCCGAGAAAGGTATCGTTTACGAGCACCGTTTGATCGATGACATGGTCGCTTCGGCCTTGAAATGGAACGGTAACTTTGTTTGGGCTTGTAAGAACTATGACGGCGACGTACAGTCAGATACCGTAGCTCAAGGTTTTGGTTCATTAGGTTTAATGACCTCTACTTTGGTTACTCCTGATGGCACTGTGATGGAAGCTGAGGCTGCACACGGTACCGTGACCCGTCACTACCGGGAACACCAAAAAGGCAACCCGACCTCTACCAACCCGATCGCTTCGATCTTTGCCTGGACCCGTGGTTTAGAGTTCCGTGGTAAACTGGACAACAACCAGGAGCTGATCGATTTTTGCCACACTTTAGAGCAGGTTTGTATCGAAACTGTTGAAAGCGGCAAAATGACCAAGGACCTTGCCATCACCATTAAGCCTAAGGTTGAGCACGGTGTAGATTACTTGTACACTGAAGAGTTCCTGGAAGCGATCAACGAGAACCTGAAAGCTAAACTGGGTAAATAA
- a CDS encoding PH domain-containing protein: MVKSGFFVNLNIDANTIKSVKATRNPLSAPAISLDRLEIAYGKYDTIMVSPKDRTGFIAQLLNDHPSIAVELTK, encoded by the coding sequence GTGGTCAAGAGCGGGTTCTTTGTGAATTTAAATATCGATGCGAATACGATCAAAAGCGTCAAGGCGACGCGGAACCCGTTAAGTGCTCCGGCGATCTCTTTGGACAGGCTGGAGATTGCTTACGGGAAATATGACACCATCATGGTGTCACCCAAAGACAGAACAGGCTTCATTGCCCAACTGTTGAATGATCATCCTTCCATCGCGGTCGAATTGACCAAGTAA
- a CDS encoding type I phosphomannose isomerase catalytic subunit: protein MSTLYPLKFKTIYKDKIWGGQKIKTYLHKDFGDLPNCGETWEISGVKSDVSVVDGGALSGESLADLLVQYKDELVGKKVYERFGDEFPLLVKFIDANDDLSIQVHPNDELAKKRHNSFGKTEMWYVIEADPGSSLISGFNKDVDQDEYVEKLNSGHLTDILNREEVKAGDVFFLPAGRVHTIGKGLLIAEIQQTSDITYRIYDFDRVDDHGNKRELHTEEALAAIDYKKYPNYRTEYTPKKNEDVPLVSCEYFTTNVLDYTENVSKDYSAFDSFVIHVCLQGAYTINYNGESYEVKMGDSILLPNTVDKVELTTEGGFKILESYIA from the coding sequence ATGTCAACACTCTATCCACTAAAATTTAAGACCATTTACAAAGACAAGATCTGGGGCGGCCAAAAGATCAAGACCTATTTACATAAAGACTTTGGTGATCTGCCAAATTGCGGCGAGACCTGGGAGATATCGGGCGTTAAGTCTGACGTGTCGGTAGTTGATGGCGGCGCTTTAAGTGGCGAGTCATTGGCTGATCTGCTGGTACAGTACAAGGACGAATTAGTAGGTAAGAAAGTGTATGAGCGTTTTGGTGATGAGTTCCCGCTGCTCGTAAAATTCATCGATGCCAATGATGATCTTTCTATACAGGTACATCCGAACGACGAGCTGGCCAAAAAACGCCATAACTCATTTGGCAAGACCGAAATGTGGTATGTGATCGAAGCTGACCCGGGCTCGAGCCTGATCTCAGGCTTTAACAAAGATGTGGATCAGGACGAGTATGTAGAGAAACTGAACAGCGGCCACCTGACCGATATACTGAACCGCGAAGAGGTAAAGGCCGGTGATGTTTTCTTTTTACCTGCTGGCCGTGTGCACACCATAGGCAAAGGTTTACTTATCGCTGAGATACAGCAAACATCAGACATCACCTACCGCATTTACGATTTTGACCGTGTTGATGATCACGGCAACAAACGCGAATTGCATACTGAAGAGGCCTTGGCCGCTATCGACTACAAAAAATACCCGAACTACCGCACCGAGTACACCCCTAAAAAGAACGAGGATGTGCCACTGGTAAGCTGCGAGTACTTTACCACCAACGTATTGGACTACACCGAGAACGTGAGCAAGGACTACTCTGCGTTTGATTCATTCGTGATCCACGTGTGTTTGCAAGGTGCCTACACCATCAATTACAATGGCGAAAGCTACGAGGTGAAGATGGGTGACAGCATCCTGCTGCCTAACACCGTAGATAAGGTGGAACTGACCACCGAAGGTGGCTTCAAGATACTGGAAAGCTACATCGCTTAA